The DNA sequence ttgacattttaatacgagttgttgacattcgatattctcggtattgatatgtaaattataagtgttattttttagatgttgacattttaatacgagttgttgacattcgatgttctcggtattgatatgtgaatagtaagtgttatttgttagttgttgacattttaatacgagttgttgacattcgatattctcggtattgatatgtgaatagtaagtgttatttgttagttgttgacattttcatacgagttgttgacattcgatattctcggtattaatatgtgaatagtaagtgttatttgttagttgttgacattttcatacgagttgttgacattcgatattcccgggtattgatatgtgaattataattgttctttttagttgttgacattttaataagtgttattttattgaatgttgaagatttgaagatttgaagaatgttgaagatttgatgatttgaagatttgaatgttgaagatttgaagatttgaagatatgaatgttgaagatttgaagatttgaagactttgcggctagagttttagagaggattttagaaaatgttttcaaacacaatttaataaaaagacaattatacccccttgttgacataatgtggtatttgttgacattttgttaatcttgtggattagtggcccatattgcatctcatttctcaatttagctaaataatctcaacctaacagcGAAAAGATCAAAAAATTCAGTGTCAATTTAGAGCAATATATCGCTATTTACAATTATCTGTATCCCTAAAAATATCCATCCGTCCACCAAATATTGCCACATTTGTCATTGTGATCCGtcgataaaatattattgcactatattatttttcatagaaTTATAGTAAGTAAACCCAGGTCATAAGCCCATTTCCTAATTTGGATTTACattcttttgtattttgaaTATCAGAAGATAACAGAGTTCCACGTCATCATCCAAGATTTTGGCAGTTGAGTGGCCATACTTACTTCACCATTCCCTCCAATCTCCCAACTGCTCTCTCTCTACACACATACTCTGATAGAAGATGGCAGTGACATCCACGGCGGGGATGGTGGCTGGatgcggcggcggaggaggaatACTTGTCCGATGCCCGGGCTGCATCTGTTCGCGCTCTCTGCCTTGCTTTGCTTCTTCTCGGATTCCCGGACCCAACCTATCCATTTATCACACCCAATTTCCACTCAAAACACACCTCAAACTCTACCGGAGCCCTAAATTGGCCCGAGCTGCCGATTCAACGCAGTCTTCTTCCATTGCCACTGCTAATACTGACAAGACAGTAATCCCCGATTCTGAATTCACGCTCGCCAAAGTAACAATTTCTTCTCTGAGCTGGAGCGTGTCTGTTATTGCTACAAGCCTGTGTTAAAcgattccatttttttatttactttcaaaTAAGGTGGAGAACATCGTGATTGAACTGTGAGTGATCGTGCTATGTTAAGATTTAAGAACTTAAGTAGTCGGCTGCCTGCATCTATTGGAGAAGCATAGTGTTTCtgtatttgttgttttaaCTCGCTGTTGATAGACTTGTCAATTCTCAAGTCTAGATGCTTGTTATTTTGCCAAGAATGTTAATCATTTTGTGGAATTCAAAGGAGTTAGATTATGTTTCTTcacaattactaaaaattatactattatgtCCAGGTCTCTTTCGGTGTTATTGGATTAGGACTTGGCGTTGGGCTTCTCTCGTGAGTATACTCTGTTCTTTTATCCTTTATAATTGAATCATTGTCAGGTGAAAGAATATGAATCTTACGTATAAACAATCAGTATTCTTGTGCCTGCTTACTAGATTAcgtaaaaataaagaagaacaTGTAGACTGTGCGAGCTAAGTAAGTCTTTTAAAGCTCGCATGATGGTTACCTTGAGGGAAACCATGATTTACCTATGTGTTGGAAGCTGCCCCTCTTGCAAAATCAAATTCTGCGACACTCGGCAAGTGTTGATGAGCCCTTCTGTGATTTACCAACATTTTCCCAAAGTGAAATTTGACTGGGGCAAGTAACGCAGTCAAACAAGCAACAAGTATATGTATGACTGTCTCGGTGCTAAATATTGAACAAGGATTCCATGCTTCTTTATGTGCATCAAATTGTCCAAATGATTTAAGTATGAGGAATTGGATCTCAAGTTTGTTCCTCTTTCTTACCTCAACTGAGCATTGCCAATTTTTCACTTCTCTTCCTGTAGGTATGGTTTTGGGGCTTACTTCAATATCCTCCCAGGGTCTGAATGGTCGGCGCTGATGCTGACCTATGGCTTTCCTCTAGCAATCATTGGCATGGCTCTCAAGGTTCTTTATTATCTCCTTTATTCACATTATACATACAACttcaaatattaatcttttactgtttaattttatttgttttaatctatgctatatatacatattgtCACTTTTACATAGCATGCTATTATTCCATGAGGATATGGCTACAAGACTAAGCTTAGCTTGCCTACTGACTGCAAGTAGAACTTCACATTTGTTATATATCCTCCCCAACTTATGATTGATATTGTTGTCTAGTATGCAGAACTTAAGTTTGTGCCCAGAACTTATTCGTTTATTATGTATCCACCCCTAACTTATGATAACTTCATCTTGATATTGGTGTCTAGTATGCAGAACTTAAGCCTGTACCCTGCTTGACTTATTCAGATGCTCTAGCaatgagagaaaaatgttCAACTCCGATTCTCAATCAGGTAGTTTTTATGtttactttcttctttttcatctATACAATTCTCATTCTGTGCATGATATTGTGCCCATTTATGATGCTAACTTCTCTTCTGATATCCATGTTTGCTTCTGTCATAACCTTCATAACGGAACCCTGTGCCTCTTTGTCTTCTTCCATCAAGTTTGATGTGCTTCCTTGTTGTCTGCTTTTACTGCTGACAGCCAAGTTGTTTTTGTGTATCGCAATACGTTAtacatttctaattttaaattgcttAATTTTGTTGGATGGTAGTATTGATGTCAAGTGTTATTTGCTTAACTGATGCACTAAAGTGATGAAGACTTGTACTGCCGTCATaggtattgaaaaatattatgaatgctTACTATAAAGATGCCCGATGAGGATTATTCCTTGCATGCAGATGCAAGTagataattattatatactccatatgataAAATCTACTGCATGTATGGGCATAGATGTGAGTATGCAAGGAGCCATTTGTGCTATGATGTTCCCATCACCTCCTTATATGCTTGTTCTCAAAACGGACATTGACGTGTGCAGTTCTTCTTTTTCAAATGGGAGTCTGGATGGTTTAAGAAAACAGTTTCAAGTCACATTTTAAACTTTTGGTTATGGACCGCAATAACCATTGATAAGATGTTTCTCCTCCAACCAATAGGTCGGGGGTTCGAGTCACCACGGTCATGGGGGTAAATGTGAAACCATTATTGATGCTCTTGTAAAGATTTTCACCTAACTCTAATGGGTGATGACTTGAAAATTGGAATCATTAGGACAAGCCTTGTGTTTGTCtatgataaatatattccTTCTTGATGGATTCTTGCATTCAGACTCATGTTTTGCACATCGGCCTCCCATAATTTTGCCATTGTTAGAGATGCTCAGATGCATGGGCGGACGCAGAAAGTAATGTCGGTAGTGGCTATATttcctaaattttatttaaaagtgtATTTTTGTATGATTTAGATTATTAACACGAGCTTTATATAGTAGTTTatgttaaatttggataaatataaaaattttattgaagaaaaataccaaaaaatggTTTTATTAAGGGCTTGAGCCCCCAGTGACTACTATATATGGGTCTACCCTTGCTCAGACGCATAAGCCTCCAGTTTCCACTGACTGTAAATTAAGTACATCTCATTATATCTGTTAGGTCAGAAACGATGTAACAAGATACCGTTATGGGGATGAGCAGCATCTGGATGAAGCATTAAAGCGAATTTTCCAATACGGCCAGGTAGCCAACACATATTCCTTGCTTTCTTCATGCCAACCTTCCCTACAGACAAATAACTTTACAGCAGTCATTTTCTAATGAAAGATTGTGTTTCATAACAAAATGATTTGAATGGGTTTAGGACTACAAGGATTGAAGATTTAATGTTTTCAACAAAACAATTTGTATAAAAAGGTAGATCATGATTGTGACCTTTTAACTTGGAGTAGACCAAAGCACATTGGATGCATGAACATTTTTATTGCTGCTGAAGTTAGATTAGTTATTGTATCTCGATCTGCCATCATAAACTTGATATTTGATATTAGCGGAAGGATTTAGGAGTTTGAGGCTTAAAAACTGAATCAGAAATTGCACTATAACCCTTCTGGTTTTTCCTCGATGAAATCATACAAAAATCTTGCAGTTCCTATTAGAGTTTAGCATTCAACTATGAAAGTTGCTGTATGCAAAGACTACAGCTTTGCTTAACCTAAATATGGTTACTGTTCTGCTATTGTTGCAGGGTGGAGGTATTCCTCGGAGGAGTGCTCCAATTTTACAAAGTATCCGGGAAGAAGTATGGTCCTCAAACTTGGTTGTTTTAAGTCGTTCTTTCACTATTTGATAGTATTTCACACTGAACTTACCATCTTGATTCCTCCTTTTGTTTCTAAAGAGTATTCCCCTTATAAATGCTCTATAACGTCAATATGGAAGGACATCTATTCTATTGGTATACCAATGTGATGAGTTGCCTCAGATGCTCTGgtgatttaatgaattattctCATGTTTAGGTTACTGAAGATGGGAAATATTCATTGGTGTTAGTATTTGAGGCCAAAGCACTGGAGTTGTCCGActttgaaaaaagaaaggtgattttttattttcttccatctACTCAAGTATTTCAGTATATTAGGTGCAAGGCTAACTCCTCCCTGTTCacttttaaaaacaaaaaatgtagGCAAAAATTGCTTCCTTCTTTGGGCCGGGGATCACTGCTGAAATTAGTAAGTTCTGTACATTTTTTGCTTCacattgtcaaaattttaacacTAAGAAAATAGACAAAAGGCTAATAACCACTTGTTTCTAAATGCAGTCGAAAGTGGGAACGGTTCATACGAGGTCAAACTAATTTCCAACACAACATTGTAAGCAGACAGCCTACGAGCTCTTGTCGGAAATTCAATAGAATATACCATTCAGGGGTTGGGTTATTCTACATTTTTGCTACCCTGTTGTATATCACAAGCTATTTCTGTTGTATAATCTATAGTGGAAGCAACAAGTGGATTATCTCTGGTCCCATATCCCTCTCTTTTACAGAAATTGCTCAAGTCATATTTGGAactcaaataattattatatactatcaGATATACATGTATGGCAAACCCTGCAAACAAGTCAATATATTGCACAAGATGCATCAAGGGAGACTACAATACAAAAACAATTCTAAAAACCTCCAATTTGTATTAACATATAATGCTAACCCCCAATAGATATATCAGTGTATGGTATAAGTGTACATTGACTGGTAAAGGTAATCAAAGAATGTTGGTTGACTGCATATATTGTCTTGAATACAAAAAAAAGACGATGGTCTAAACAAGTACCTAGTGCACAGCTGTAGTTAGGAGAAACCAATGCCCACAACGTTAGCATGTTTGTAGGCCGAAAATACAATAATGGCTGCCTAATTGGGaaccttttttatttgcaaAACAGTTAAAAATTGTGTTTCAGGTTTTAGGTAGGCGGCTTTAGAGTTTAGGGAATCTTTATTGTATTTTGGCCCAAAagtataaatattcttttgcTGAGAGGAAAACAGAACTACAAACTATATTTTCCAGACCACTCTTCCTTGTTAAACCTCGAGCAAGGACTcctaacaaaatcaaacactaaagatgaaaaaaaagtaaagagtaAAGACTACTATCAAAACtaggggtggcgaaacggGTTAACCGCGGGTATCCGTACCCGACAagtcgggtacccgtacccgactTTAGCCAAATTGTTGTCCCGATACCCGCCCCGCGACATACcgggattacccgatacccgtgtcgggtatcccgtacccgacattgcgggtacccgtacccgacccgaaatcctaataaaaaatttgaaaaccataaCAACCGTCAATGTtccctaatttactttattaatatcgatGGTAAACGTTGAATAGATTGGGAATAAAAGTTAGGGAACACTCTATAGCTAGCTTggtgagttttcaattgtatgttcgttggaatatataaatgtttcaAAAGAACTCTTAGATAAAGTACTTCCATTGTTCCACcttaatagaggcatttcattttctcactcattttgaaaaaataataatagaaatactcttctctacattattatctctcttactttatttttccacgggtattatcgggactaacgggtatacccgcgTGGGTAgtgggtatacccgctacccgtaAAACTCTAAAACGCATTACCCGATCCCGTCCCGTTTTCCGTTATCGTCGGGTAGTGGGTACCCAATAACcggcgggtagcgggtcgagATGAGAATTACCCATTATccgctacccattttgccacccTAATCAAAACAAACTACTAGAGATAAACATGACTGCAAGACTCCAACAGGAAACCAAAGAACAAAATATAAGGTTCCGAACACCTCTTGTGAGGCGAACGATTGAATGGGGAAAACGAACACCACTTGTGAGGCGAGGGCAATGCTACTACAGAATATATTTTCCAGACCACTCTTCCCTGTCAAACCTCGAGGGAGTAAATAGGACTcctaacaaaatcaaatactactaaaGTTATGAAAACTAAAGACTCCTATCAAAACAAAGTACTAGAGATAAGCATGCCTCCAAGAATCCAACTAAAACACAAAGAACTAAAGAAAAGACCACAAACAAAGTCGACTTTATCCTCTTCAACTCCCAATAGCTGCTGTCACATCAATGCCAATCCTTATCACCCTCAGACCTCAGTTGTGATTATTTCAAAATGCCAACTACAGTAATTGGAGAATACCTCCCCCCCCCCAATCCCATATTTGTACAATTAGGAACCTATTATGAAACACATAAAAAGACAAATCTTGAATGAGAACATAGTTTACCTTGTAGTAATATTCTTcacaatttcttttctttcttcaacaCTGAGAGCAAACCATTTTTCTTGTAAGGTAAGAGTATCCCCTTTCCCAACATCTAGCAGTAGGAGACTATGGTTAGCCATGCTCAACAGcaaataatacaataaaacATTTGCCATGTTACGTACCTTGATGCAGTACATCAGATTCATCAGCACATTTCAATTTCCAATACATATGACCACTGCAGTCCGTGAAGATGGGCTCTACTCTTATAGCATCAGCTGTCTGATCAACTGTAGATGGCATTAAAAGGTTAGACGAGTTTTTGTGCCCGCATAGATTTAATCAACTGTGTTATCAATGAAGCTACAATTGGTAATTTATTATggagtaaaggtcaattttggtcctaaacatatgactaaaatacgaatttggtccaaaacattcactttttgaaaaacagttCCATAACAATTGAAATTGTCGCCGAAGTAGTCCTTTTTTTGACGgttccataaaaaactaacggtcaacgctAATTGCACATAGTGGCATGATCGTTACTTTTTGATGGAACCGTAAAAAAAGGACCACTCCAACCaggatttcatttgttatggacttgttttttaaaaagtgaattttttggactaaattcgtattttggttatatgtttaggaccaaaattgacctaGACTCTTTATTATGCCAGAATCATACTTTGCTGACAAGTTGGAGAGGTTATGTGATAAAGCAAAGTAAATCTAGTAAAAGTATTagttacaagttacaacaCAGTACTAAAGTGATTTTGACTCCCACTCAGCATTGAAAATTCTAGGTTGAGGATACAAGCAATAAGAGACCAACTTTCTGGGATGctattatgtcaacacaattCTCATGCAGCAGCATTTCAAAGTGCTCGCATGCATGAAATTGACGTGTAATTTTCAGGACTAATCATCCCAATAGAGAAATAGAACGGgttatttcaagaaaaattgtgggTGTGGGTACCAACATCCATCAGGTATGTGTACCCGCTGCTGGTATTCAGGGCATCCGATGAGAGTGTAGGGGAAATCTCGATTTTTCTGGTGCAGGTACCCGTGgcttttttgtaaatttagggcaataataaaatatagatttcTGAAAGGGGAATATTTTTTGACTTATAAATATGGGAATAATACGCATTTGGAAAATGTGTATTTATAGTGAGACACATTCTTGAAATGTGTATTCCAGATACGCATTCAAGGAAGCATTTTCGGGTGCAGGTAGCCACGGCTTTTTTGTAATTTAGggcgaaaataaaatatagatttgAGAAAGGGGAATATTTTATTGActataaatatggaaaaaaaacGCATTTGGCAAATGCGTATTTACTTCTACTGAGACGCATTCTTAAAATGCATATTCCAAATACACCGTATTACGAATACGCATTCAAGGAACGCATAATTAGTGCCCCCCTCAGCTGAAATGCCTCTAGCCTCATGGGTTTTAGAAGTCATCATGACTGTTCATGTCATCATCCCATCCATTTCAAGTCATGGAGTATTTTAGTAGTAGGATTTATAATTACATTATTACATGGAAATTTTACAATGGAAAAAACAAATCTAAGTTGTTACATGAatacttaatttataaattttgatatttatattttatttttttacattgtAAAAATGTTTATgttataaatttgtaaaaacatacttaatattttattataatataaagaTAATTTAGTTATGTATATTATAATACGAAATTAGTTGTATCAAATCTATTCAAACATATGACACTTCatctaattttaatatctatttatttattcattattatGATACATCATGTGACATCTACCTTGGGATAGAGGCAGGAATGTGTAGTAGCGAGGGGAACTTTACATatgaatgaattttaagaatttgagATGGGTCAGTTAATAGAGATGCAGTAGACAGGATAGAGATGTTATGTTCATCTTATGTAATGCAGTTAACACATTTTATGTAAGAATGGGAGAACACCACCCGGAGCATATAATGATATGAATCACCACATTCGCTGTGATATTAACTGCATTACCAAAAACggaattttcatttatgggaTTCGATCCCCGAGTGCTGCATTTGTCGTAGATCTCCATACTCAGGTTCTCAATTAAAATAGGGATTCTCATTTTATCTCTTCACACGGACACGGACACATGTTTAATAATAAACAACAGTGTTAATATTACAGAACTTACTTTTCAAAAGCATTGCCTCTGACTCAATCAGCTTTCCATGAGCTTGCTCTGCAGCAGATCTATTAAGAGAAACAATTACTTCCTGCTCCCTATCCCTAGCATCAATAGCTTTGGCAGTGtcctcttttattttctgcttcaaaatctttatctattgagagtaaagtatgagaagaGGAAGATATCTGATAAAAGTCTAGTTTCACAACTGGTGTGTTTACTGATGAGAATGTTTAATTACCTCGCCTCTTGCTTCAAAAACCTTAAGTTTAGCTTCCTTTGCTTTCTGGTCAAATTGTGTTTTTTGGTGTTCTATCCAATTTCTTAGCTTTCTGTGCATAAGGagtagaagaaaatatatCTAGGTGAGAAATGAAAAGGGAGTGGCATGTATAACTTAAAACAGAAAGATCCTTACTTCGTGCCAAGAACATGAATGCATAGCAGATTTACGACCCTAAGCATTTGTGAAGCATTTAAAGCATCATAGTCAGCAGCCTTCTCTAAATAACTCATCCCCAACACTTTAAGAACACGTTCAGATTCAGCCAAGCATTTCTTCAGCACACTGAACCACTCGCGCGGATGCGGCTTTGGAAATCTATACACGAAAAGGAAAAGCATTTATTCCTGCAGAATAGATTCTGACTTGTCAATTGTTACTAAATCAAAGGTCATACTTCTCTCCCTCTTcctctttaattattgacaGCAGGTGTACATGAAACATGACAACCGGACATGATCTTCCTCGCTTTGCAGTTAGCCTATGAAATACTATATTTCGGAGGACACATAATGCTTCCCCATCTTTCAATTTTAGGATCTGTTGCACATTAGAGGAAACAAACCATAAAGATAAGTAAAGCCATAACTGGTCAAGCGGTATAGAGGTTAATGCCTGAGGCCAAAGCCAAAGGTCTCAAGTTCAAGTCCTCCGTGGCGGGACCTTTATATTTAAAGTTATTTaaccatccaaaaaaaaaagtaaagccATAACAATAAAGGTACCGGTGTAATATATAAAACCAGAGATGCCAATTGGAAATAGTGATTACTATCGAGAAAGACATTTCAAACAGAAGAACGACTTATCATGAAACACTAGATTATTTCAaagcaatataaaaaagtaaaccAGAAATCACTATCTTACATGAATACAATAGCTGCAAGCACTGAGAATATTGGGTTAATATGCGAGTTGAATGTTTATGAATATCTAGATAAGGACAGCAACCTAAAAAGATTGAATATGGGAGATGCAGTGTATTTGTAATAGGAAAATCCATATGCATGATAACAGCTTGCTATCAAAAAACCATCAGTAgctattaattagtactatatgagTAGAGTCACTTGCCTCTCCAAAAACATAACAGAATTCGAGAAACTCCAAAGCATTGCCAACATCTTCTGCAGGTACATCAATTCCAGCCACACTGGTCAAGTCTGTTCCCACAGGCAGCACAATTTCTTTAGGAATAGTCTGGCTGGTTTCAGCCAATTTAGAATGTTTCATTCTCTTTGAAGAGGTATTATCATCTGCATTCAACCTTTCCTTCCCTTTCTTTCTAGCAGATAATACATCCTGTTAATTTTAGAAGCACGacattagataaaaaaaataatgcagCAGATCACAAAATCAGCAACTGTTATCTTTAAGGTGCCTAAATTTTCCAGAGACCCATTCATGGAATTACCAACCTTCCCATTATCTGAATCCTCAGCAGTTAGCATCTCAGTGACGGAAGAGAATCCAGTCGCTTTTGCTGGACCGGTGGGTTGATGGCCCCTTCTCTTCCTGAATGACACGGTTGTTAAACAGTAAAACACCAGACGATCATGGATAAACAAGTCAGAAAACTCACATGCACACACTGCAATTGCAAATGCCCCTGCATTTCGGGCACTTCCATCCCTCCAAACTAGCTACTTCCTCCACCTTTTCCTTGTACCTGGATCCAAGAACTTCAATTCATTGCCTCTTCAAGTACCTAAATCAAGAGCTAATCCTAGTTAACAGAAAGCGTTTATAACCTGTTCCATAGGCATCTGCTACATATCTTTACTAAACACGGTTTCTTCTTCATGTGATTCTTGCATGCTGCTACTGGAACCCTGGCTTTTTGACGACACTGCAGCATTGATTTTACATCCGAGATAAGGAAACGAAAACCAGTTTAGGCTATATGAAGAATTAATAAAGTGAAATCAGCCTTCGGGAAAATTCCGCAGCTCAATAAACTGATCCATCGCAGCTTAAATGAAATCAGGAATTGTAGGTATGAGAAGGACTTACCTGATGGCAGTGTACCCCGTCACCACTAACTTGGCTACCGACAGCCGGTTTTCCGGTCAATTTCTCTGCCGACGGAGACGCCACTGAACTACCTAGGGATGCTTCAACCGCCATTTCCGTCTAGCAATTCTGAACACCAACAACGGGAATATTACTCAATTAGGTTTTCCTCCTCCTAAAATCTGAACTTGCCGGCGCAAAGGTTGGAGGATTTCTGATGGTTTTGAAATGAGCAGCGGCAGCAgttttaaattactaatattcgGCAGATTTGGGAAATTTTGCCCTAGAATTTTTGGAGGGTGGAGTCATctgcattaaatttttttccgaTTCCTTTTCCCGCCTTCAAGATAAATTGCTGTTTTTCTATCTTAGCTCGGTTTTGTGAATGATCTGTAAACACAAAACAGCGCAGAACAGTACACacatgaatatattatttcaaaattaactatataattaatttctatattattatacGCATATTATGACTCTGTTTATAGCAGTGGTATTACAGTATTTTAGTTACATAATGGCTCTAATGAAACTAAATAAGCTTAAATCCCATAATTCccatttactaattttgacGATGACAATCAAAGAACAATTTAACCAATTTACAATTGGTGAAATGTGAAAGGATTGACTTCACATCGacttttaaacaaaaaaacgcTCTCTATAAATTCACCAATAATAATAGATCTCCACAgctaaattcatttttccaatttcttaattttattattcatatttcgCTTAATTTGCAATTATACGATGTAGTTAAATTATAtgtgtaattaaaataaaatattatattaaaattgtaggtcacaaaaaattaaaattacgtaactgcattaaaaaaatttaaattacatgatcaaatttttagga is a window from the Salvia hispanica cultivar TCC Black 2014 chromosome 1, UniMelb_Shisp_WGS_1.0, whole genome shotgun sequence genome containing:
- the LOC125201370 gene encoding thylakoid membrane protein slr0575, translating into MAVTSTAGMVAGCGGGGGILVRCPGCICSRSLPCFASSRIPGPNLSIYHTQFPLKTHLKLYRSPKLARAADSTQSSSIATANTDKTVIPDSEFTLAKVSFGVIGLGLGVGLLSYGFGAYFNILPGSEWSALMLTYGFPLAIIGMALKYAELKPVPCLTYSDALAMREKCSTPILNQVRNDVTRYRYGDEQHLDEALKRIFQYGQGGGIPRRSAPILQSIREEVTEDGKYSLVLVFEAKALELSDFEKRKAKIASFFGPGITAEIIESGNGSYEVKLISNTTL
- the LOC125201369 gene encoding uncharacterized protein LOC125201369 isoform X5 — encoded protein: MAVEASLGSSVASPSAEKLTGKPAVGSQVSGDGVHCHQCRQKARVPVAACKNHMKKKPCLVKICSRCLWNRYKEKVEEVASLEGWKCPKCRGICNCSVCMKRRGHQPTGPAKATGFSSVTEMLTAEDSDNGKDVLSARKKGKERLNADDNTSSKRMKHSKLAETSQTIPKEIVLPVGTDLTSVAGIDVPAEDVGNALEFLEFCYVFGEILKLKDGEALCVLRNIVFHRLTAKRGRSCPVVMFHVHLLSIIKEEEGEKFPKPHPREWFSVLKKCLAESERVLKVLGMSYLEKAADYDALNASQMLRVVNLLCIHVLGTKKLRNWIEHQKTQFDQKAKEAKLKVFEARGEIKILKQKIKEDTAKAIDARDREQEVIVSLNRSAAEQAHGKLIESEAMLLKIDQTADAIRVEPIFTDCSGHMYWKLKCADESDVLHQDVGKGDTLTLQEKWFALSVEERKEIVKNITTREEWSGKYIL
- the LOC125201369 gene encoding uncharacterized protein LOC125201369 isoform X1 translates to MAVEASLGSSVASPSAEKLTGKPAVGSQVSGDGVHCHQCRQKARVPVAACKNHMKKKPCLVKICSRCLWNRYKEKVEEVASLEGWKCPKCRGICNCSVCMKRRGHQPTGPAKATGFSSVTEMLTAEDSDNGKDVLSARKKGKERLNADDNTSSKRMKHSKLAETSQTIPKEIVLPVGTDLTSVAGIDVPAEDVGNALEFLEFCYVFGEILKLKDGEALCVLRNIVFHRLTAKRGRSCPVVMFHVHLLSIIKEEEGEKFPKPHPREWFSVLKKCLAESERVLKVLGMSYLEKAADYDALNASQMLRVVNLLCIHVLGTKKLRNWIEHQKTQFDQKAKEAKLKVFEARGEIKILKQKIKEDTAKAIDARDREQEVIVSLNRSAAEQAHGKLIESEAMLLKIDQTADAIRVEPIFTDCSGHMYWKLKCADESDVLHQDVGKGDTLTLQEKWFALSVEERKEIVKNITTSYWELKRIKSTLFVVFSLVLCVLVGFLEACLSLVLCFDRSL
- the LOC125201369 gene encoding uncharacterized protein LOC125201369 isoform X2; its protein translation is MAVEASLGSSVASPSAEKLTGKPAVGSQVSGDGVHCHQCRQKARVPVAACKNHMKKKPCLVKICSRCLWNRYKEKVEEVASLEGWKCPKCRGICNCSVCMKRRGHQPTGPAKATGFSSVTEMLTAEDSDNGKDVLSARKKGKERLNADDNTSSKRMKHSKLAETSQTIPKEIVLPVGTDLTSVAGIDVPAEDVGNALEFLEFCYVFGEILKLKDGEALCVLRNIVFHRLTAKRGRSCPVVMFHVHLLSIIKEEEGEKFPKPHPREWFSVLKKCLAESERVLKVLGMSYLEKAADYDALNASQMLRVVNLLCIHVLGTKKLRNWIEHQKTQFDQKAKEAKLKVFEARGEKIKEDTAKAIDARDREQEVIVSLNRSAAEQAHGKLIESEAMLLKIDQTADAIRVEPIFTDCSGHMYWKLKCADESDVLHQDVGKGDTLTLQEKWFALSVEERKEIVKNITTSYWELKRIKSTLFVVFSLVLCVLVGFLEACLSLVLCFDRSL
- the LOC125201369 gene encoding uncharacterized protein LOC125201369 isoform X4, producing MAVEASLGSSVASPSAEKLTGKPAVGSQVSGDGVHCHQCRQKARVPVAACKNHMKKKPCLVKICSRCLWNRYKEKVEEVASLEGWKCPKCRGICNCSVCMKRRGHQPTGPAKATGFSSVTEMLTAEDSDNGKDVLSARKKGKERLNADDNTSSKRMKHSKLAETSQTIPKEIVLPVGTDLTSVAGIDVPAEDVGNALEFLEFCYVFGEILKLKDGEALCVLRNIVFHRLTAKRGRSCPVVMFHVHLLSIIKEEEGEKFPKPHPREWFSVLKKCLAESERVLKVLGMSYLEKAADYDALNASQMLRVVNLLCIHVLGTKKLRNWIEHQKTQFDQKAKEAKLKVFEARGEIKILKQKIKEDTAKAIDARDREQEVIVSLNRSAAEQAHGKLIESEAMLLKIDQTADAIRVEPIFTDCSGHMYWKLKCADESDVLHQDVGKGDTLTLQEKWFALSVEERKEIVKNITTSWHFEIITTEV
- the LOC125201369 gene encoding uncharacterized protein LOC125201369 isoform X3 yields the protein MAVEASLGSSVASPSAEKLTGKPAVGSQVSGDGVHCHQCRQKARVPVAACKNHMKKKPCLVKICSRCLWNRYKEKVEEVASLEGWKCPKCRGICNCSVCMKRRGHQPTGPAKATGFSSVTEMLTAEDSDNGKDVLSARKKGKERLNADDNTSSKRMKHSKLAETSQTIPKEIVLPVGTDLTSVAGIDVPAEDVGNALEFLEFCYVFGEILKLKDGEALCVLRNIVFHRLTAKRGRSCPVVMFHVHLLSIIKEEEGEKFPKPHPREWFSVLKKCLAESERVLKVLGMSYLEKAADYDALNASQMLRVVNLLCIHVLGTKKLRNWIEHQKTQFDQKAKEAKLKVFEARGEIKILKQKIKEDTAKAIDARDREQEVIVSLNRSAAEQAHGKLIESEAMLLKIDQTADAIRVEPIFTDCSGHMYWKLKCADESDVLHQDVGKGDTLTLQEKWFALSVEERKEIVKNITTRYSPITVVGILK